A window of the Haloarcula rubripromontorii genome harbors these coding sequences:
- a CDS encoding 4-phosphopantoate--beta-alanine ligase has translation MSDDVDLPESHPRYESLLTRHRIEAGVDRGITSRQGLIAQGRGEAFDYLLGERTLDSADDAERAAAAHLLSADHAVISVNGNAAALVPGELVELAEVTGADLEVNLFNRTEERIEAIAEYLREHGATEVKGLTADGRIPGLDHERAKVDADGIGAADVVLVPLEDGDRAEALGEMGKTELVIDLNPQSRSAEVATVPIIDNIIRAIPNITEHARDLRDDPDAQQDAIDAFDADSALTDAERTIREGDLE, from the coding sequence ATGAGCGATGACGTCGACCTCCCTGAGAGCCACCCCCGCTACGAGTCGCTTTTGACCCGCCACCGTATCGAGGCGGGCGTCGACCGCGGAATCACCTCCCGGCAGGGCCTCATCGCACAGGGCCGTGGCGAGGCCTTCGACTACCTGCTGGGCGAACGCACGCTCGACAGCGCCGACGACGCCGAGCGCGCCGCTGCGGCACACCTCCTCTCCGCCGACCACGCCGTGATTTCGGTCAACGGCAACGCTGCAGCCCTCGTCCCCGGCGAACTCGTCGAACTGGCCGAGGTGACCGGCGCAGACCTCGAAGTGAACCTGTTCAACCGAACCGAGGAGCGAATCGAGGCCATCGCCGAGTACCTCCGCGAACACGGCGCGACGGAGGTGAAGGGGCTGACCGCCGACGGGCGCATCCCCGGCCTCGACCACGAGCGCGCGAAGGTCGACGCCGACGGCATCGGCGCAGCGGACGTGGTACTTGTCCCGCTGGAGGACGGCGACCGCGCCGAGGCGCTGGGCGAGATGGGCAAGACCGAACTCGTCATCGACCTCAATCCACAGAGTCGCTCGGCCGAGGTAGCGACGGTGCCCATCATCGACAACATCATCCGTGCGATACCAAACATCACAGAACACGCCCGAGACCTCCGTGACGACCCCGATGCCCAGCAGGACGCCATCGACGCGTTCGACGCCGACAGCGCCCTGACCGACGCCGAGCGGACGATTCGTGAGGGGGACCTGGAATGA
- a CDS encoding YqaA family protein, with amino-acid sequence MDLVVPTAAFIAFIGDCTTAGTPLSPLEEAVCTATGPTGLGIIAVYSFLIAFILPLPSEVVLVPAETLRLGLSTNGNLVAIIIVSGLGKAFGSLVAFHIGQEAKEYGPLVRRIKRSRFNIIEWSEKKTVQLAQKYGYVGLALALCVPFFPDTISIYAFTVLERDYYRFGAATFFGSAGRLVVTLGLAGGTLALL; translated from the coding sequence GTGGACTTGGTAGTACCGACCGCAGCGTTCATCGCCTTCATCGGTGACTGTACGACCGCTGGCACCCCACTGTCGCCGCTCGAAGAAGCCGTCTGTACGGCCACTGGTCCGACCGGACTGGGTATCATCGCGGTGTACTCGTTTCTGATCGCGTTCATTCTCCCGCTTCCGAGCGAGGTCGTGCTGGTTCCGGCCGAAACCCTTCGACTTGGACTCTCCACGAACGGGAATCTGGTGGCGATTATCATCGTCAGTGGTCTGGGGAAGGCGTTTGGCAGTCTCGTCGCTTTCCACATCGGTCAGGAGGCAAAGGAGTACGGCCCGCTCGTTCGCCGAATCAAGCGCTCCCGGTTCAACATCATCGAGTGGTCGGAAAAAAAGACGGTACAGCTAGCACAGAAGTACGGCTACGTCGGTCTGGCGCTCGCGCTCTGTGTGCCGTTTTTCCCCGACACCATCTCTATCTACGCGTTCACCGTCCTCGAACGCGACTACTATCGGTTCGGCGCAGCGACGTTCTTCGGCAGTGCCGGACGGCTCGTCGTGACACTCGGGCTGGCAGGGGGCACGCTCGCGTTGCTGTGA
- a CDS encoding PhzF family phenazine biosynthesis protein: protein MDTRQALLVDAFAAEPTAGTPTGVVPDADGLTDDQMQAVASELGAAETAFVLPAGDADRRLRCFSPTEELAQAETAAVAAHAALSERGEIGDGEWTVATATGEVAVETKQNGMVWVEQGRADITEVDLPYVDVADALGLDEATLKDVGADLPLVTADAGEPWLMVPVNYFEHLSALSVDVAAVASLCDRVDAAGVYPFTFDAVGADATRRSTFHGRAFRAGIRTEEPVTAAASGACAAFVRRYGALDDTIEQIIAEGGHFRDRPGTVSVDTDGTEVWVGGRAVTALDGTVTVPAVDDDDIIEA from the coding sequence ATGGATACCCGACAGGCGCTGCTTGTCGACGCGTTCGCTGCGGAGCCGACGGCTGGGACACCGACCGGCGTCGTGCCCGATGCCGACGGACTGACTGACGACCAGATGCAGGCCGTCGCCAGCGAACTGGGGGCCGCCGAGACGGCGTTCGTCTTGCCGGCGGGAGACGCCGACCGCCGGCTTCGCTGTTTCTCGCCGACAGAGGAACTGGCACAGGCAGAGACGGCCGCGGTTGCGGCGCACGCGGCGCTCTCCGAGCGTGGTGAAATCGGCGACGGCGAGTGGACGGTCGCGACCGCCACCGGCGAAGTCGCCGTCGAGACGAAACAGAACGGGATGGTCTGGGTCGAACAGGGCCGGGCCGACATCACCGAAGTTGACCTCCCCTACGTCGATGTCGCAGATGCGCTCGGACTCGACGAGGCTACACTCAAGGACGTGGGCGCAGATCTCCCACTCGTGACGGCCGACGCGGGCGAGCCGTGGCTTATGGTCCCAGTCAATTACTTCGAGCATCTGAGCGCTCTCAGCGTTGACGTGGCCGCCGTTGCCTCGCTCTGTGACCGCGTGGACGCAGCCGGCGTGTATCCGTTCACGTTCGATGCCGTCGGTGCCGACGCGACGCGCCGGTCGACGTTCCACGGCCGCGCCTTCCGGGCCGGGATCCGGACCGAGGAACCGGTGACCGCGGCGGCGTCGGGGGCCTGTGCGGCGTTTGTCCGCCGCTACGGCGCACTCGATGACACTATCGAGCAGATTATCGCTGAGGGCGGGCACTTCCGTGACAGACCCGGGACGGTGTCAGTCGATACCGACGGGACCGAGGTGTGGGTCGGCGGGCGCGCCGTCACTGCACTGGACGGCACGGTGACCGTCCCCGCTGTCGACGACGACGATATCATCGAAGCGTGA
- the mfnA gene encoding tyrosine decarboxylase MfnA: MLQRAAPQDFERVLSSMCTVPHPSAREAAERFLATNPGDPGTYETIADLEHEAVDYLGEITGLSDPAGYVASGGTEANLQAIRIARNRADTDDPNVVAPVHAHFSFTKAADVLGVELRTAPATDYRVNMAAMAELVDEDTVCVVGVAGSTEYGYVDPIPAIADLAETVDALCHVDAAWGGFYLPFTDHDWHFGHADIDTMTIDPHKVGQAAVPAGGLLARDRSLLDELAVETPYLESTDQLTLTGTRSGAGVASAVAAMEALWPTGYRQQYETSMANADWLADQLSARGHDVVGPELPLVAADLSVPMTDELRDRGWRVSKTGAGEMRVVCMPHVTRSMLRSFVADLDWY; the protein is encoded by the coding sequence ATGCTCCAGCGGGCAGCGCCACAGGACTTCGAGCGCGTCCTCTCGTCGATGTGTACCGTGCCACACCCGTCGGCACGCGAAGCGGCGGAACGCTTCCTCGCGACGAATCCCGGAGACCCGGGTACGTACGAGACCATCGCCGATCTTGAACACGAGGCCGTCGACTATCTCGGCGAGATCACCGGGCTCTCGGACCCCGCAGGCTACGTTGCCTCGGGCGGGACAGAGGCCAATCTTCAGGCGATACGCATCGCCCGTAACCGCGCCGATACGGACGACCCGAACGTGGTCGCGCCCGTCCACGCGCATTTCTCCTTTACCAAGGCTGCTGACGTCCTCGGGGTTGAACTGCGGACCGCGCCGGCAACGGACTACCGTGTCAACATGGCGGCGATGGCGGAACTCGTCGACGAGGACACGGTGTGTGTCGTCGGCGTCGCCGGCTCGACCGAGTACGGCTACGTCGATCCGATTCCGGCCATCGCCGACCTCGCCGAGACGGTCGACGCCCTCTGTCACGTCGACGCCGCGTGGGGCGGATTCTACCTCCCGTTCACCGACCACGACTGGCACTTCGGCCACGCGGACATCGACACGATGACCATCGACCCCCACAAGGTCGGACAAGCGGCGGTCCCCGCCGGCGGACTGCTGGCTCGGGACCGGTCGCTGCTCGACGAACTCGCCGTCGAGACGCCGTATCTCGAATCGACCGACCAGCTCACGCTGACGGGCACGCGGTCCGGCGCGGGCGTCGCCTCGGCCGTCGCCGCGATGGAGGCGCTGTGGCCGACGGGCTACCGCCAGCAGTACGAAACGTCGATGGCGAACGCGGACTGGCTGGCCGACCAGCTGTCGGCGCGGGGCCACGACGTGGTCGGCCCGGAACTGCCGCTGGTCGCGGCGGACCTCTCGGTGCCGATGACCGACGAACTCCGGGATCGCGGCTGGCGAGTCTCGAAGACCGGGGCCGGTGAGATGCGCGTCGTGTGTATGCCCCACGTCACGCGGTCGATGCTACGGTCATTTGTCGCAGATCTCGACTGGTACTAA
- the ppsA gene encoding phosphoenolpyruvate synthase, giving the protein MPTLWLDEIGADDLARVGGKAASLGELTGAGLPVPSAFVVTADTYRSFIEATGIDEPLFEAVDVDSDDSQALAEAAERAQELILETDTPPSVREDLLAAYDEMGDEDVAVRSSATAEDLPDASFAGQQDTYLNVSRADLLQRVKECWASLFTQRAIYYRNENDFAHDAVDIAVVVQQMVDAEKSGVMFTSHPSTGGPTAIIEAAWGLGEAVVSGAVSPDNYIIDRETGTIDEVTVADKKVMCVRGEDGETIERSVPEEKRNERVLSDEEIHRLLEVGERVEGHYDTPQDVEWAVYEGEVYLLQSRPITTIDDPEGSAGSADEAESQPPGAQSGVADGGAMESQSESVRLSGIGSAPGRVTGVVRIVDKLDNLDKVEDGDIIVAEMTTPDMVPAMKRANGIITDEGGMTSHAAIVSRELGVPAVVGAEDATQKLRDGETVTLDGDKGTVEKGAKVPETSEDEGDTAAVEGHSPVKPMTGTEVKVNVSIPEAAERAAATGADGVGLLRIEHMILSTDKTPSRYVEDHGERAYVDEIVEGVRSVAEAFYPRPVRVRTLDAPSDEFRQLQGGEDEPSEHNPMLGYRGIRRSLDRPGEFKLELRAFERLYDLGYDNVELMLPLVTDAEDILRAKALMQEVGIDPEKRDWGVMVETPASALSIEDICEAGIDFVSFGTNDLTQYTLAVDRNNGNVADRFDELHPAVLELMRQVIGTCREHDVATSICGQAASKPQMVDFLVDEGVTSISPNIDAVRDVQHEVKRVEQRLLLESVR; this is encoded by the coding sequence ATGCCAACACTGTGGCTCGATGAAATCGGTGCCGACGACCTGGCGCGGGTCGGCGGCAAGGCGGCGTCTCTCGGAGAACTGACCGGAGCGGGCCTGCCCGTTCCGTCGGCGTTCGTCGTTACCGCCGACACGTATCGGTCGTTCATCGAAGCAACTGGAATCGACGAGCCGCTGTTCGAGGCCGTCGATGTCGACAGCGACGACTCGCAGGCGCTGGCCGAGGCGGCCGAGCGCGCCCAGGAACTGATTCTGGAAACGGACACACCGCCGTCGGTCCGCGAGGACCTGCTGGCCGCCTACGACGAGATGGGCGACGAGGACGTGGCCGTCCGGTCCTCGGCAACCGCGGAGGACCTCCCGGACGCCTCCTTCGCCGGGCAGCAGGACACGTACCTGAACGTCTCGCGTGCAGACCTCCTGCAGCGAGTCAAGGAGTGCTGGGCGTCGCTTTTCACCCAGCGGGCCATCTACTACCGCAACGAGAACGACTTCGCCCACGACGCCGTGGACATCGCCGTCGTCGTCCAGCAGATGGTCGACGCGGAGAAATCGGGCGTCATGTTCACCAGCCACCCCTCGACCGGCGGCCCGACGGCCATCATCGAGGCCGCGTGGGGGCTGGGCGAAGCGGTCGTCTCTGGCGCGGTCTCGCCCGACAACTACATTATCGACCGCGAGACGGGGACCATCGACGAGGTGACCGTCGCCGACAAGAAGGTGATGTGTGTACGGGGCGAGGACGGCGAGACAATCGAACGCTCCGTTCCCGAAGAGAAACGCAACGAACGGGTCCTCTCTGACGAGGAGATACACCGACTCCTGGAGGTCGGCGAACGCGTCGAGGGGCACTACGACACTCCACAGGACGTGGAGTGGGCAGTCTACGAGGGCGAGGTGTATCTGCTCCAGTCCCGCCCGATTACCACCATCGACGACCCCGAAGGAAGCGCCGGCTCGGCCGACGAAGCCGAGAGTCAGCCGCCGGGGGCGCAGTCGGGCGTCGCCGACGGCGGGGCGATGGAGAGCCAGTCGGAGTCGGTCCGGCTCTCCGGCATCGGCTCCGCGCCGGGCCGGGTCACCGGCGTCGTCCGCATCGTCGACAAGCTCGACAACCTCGACAAGGTCGAGGACGGCGATATCATCGTCGCCGAGATGACCACGCCGGACATGGTGCCGGCGATGAAACGGGCAAACGGCATCATCACCGACGAAGGCGGGATGACCAGCCACGCGGCCATCGTCTCCCGCGAACTCGGCGTCCCGGCCGTCGTCGGCGCGGAGGACGCGACACAGAAGCTCCGGGACGGCGAAACTGTCACGCTCGACGGTGACAAGGGCACAGTCGAGAAAGGGGCCAAGGTCCCGGAGACGAGCGAGGACGAGGGCGACACCGCAGCGGTCGAGGGACATTCGCCCGTCAAGCCGATGACCGGAACGGAGGTCAAGGTCAACGTCTCCATTCCGGAGGCTGCTGAGCGGGCCGCCGCGACGGGGGCCGACGGTGTCGGCCTGCTGCGAATCGAGCATATGATTCTCTCGACAGACAAGACGCCCTCGCGCTACGTCGAAGACCACGGCGAGCGCGCGTACGTCGACGAAATCGTCGAGGGCGTCCGCTCCGTCGCCGAGGCGTTCTATCCGCGCCCGGTCCGCGTCCGCACGCTCGATGCCCCCTCCGACGAGTTCCGACAGCTCCAGGGCGGCGAGGACGAACCCAGCGAGCACAATCCGATGCTGGGCTACCGGGGCATCCGCCGCTCGCTCGACCGGCCCGGCGAGTTCAAACTCGAACTCCGCGCGTTCGAGCGCCTGTACGACCTGGGCTACGACAACGTCGAGCTGATGCTCCCGCTGGTCACCGACGCCGAGGACATCCTGCGGGCGAAGGCGCTGATGCAGGAGGTCGGTATCGACCCCGAGAAGCGCGACTGGGGCGTCATGGTCGAAACCCCGGCGAGCGCGCTGTCCATCGAAGACATCTGCGAGGCCGGCATCGACTTCGTCTCCTTCGGGACGAACGACCTCACCCAGTACACGCTGGCCGTCGACCGCAACAACGGCAACGTCGCCGACCGCTTCGACGAACTCCACCCGGCTGTCCTCGAACTCATGCGCCAGGTCATCGGGACCTGCCGCGAGCACGACGTCGCCACGAGCATCTGCGGTCAGGCCGCCTCGAAGCCCCAGATGGTTGATTTCCTCGTCGACGAGGGAGTTACGTCCATCTCGCCGAACATCGACGCCGTGCGTGACGTGCAACACGAGGTCAAGCGCGTCGAACAGCGCCTGTTGCTGGAATCGGTCCGCTGA
- a CDS encoding RAD55 family ATPase: MASEPTPEAKSISSGVSYIPFGIPGLDGQVRGIPTGSTVLLAGASDAGGDAFTYTSLATLMLAKHRPEMVPNGIARRSEAIPESVTYITLSHDREHVYSELDAVLDGYQFDTLTDNMAVADFSQRFMELLPVPEALFDARRSDAEIEQPDAEPPEREPAAETFEKLLADISDRVSDAAETLIVIDSLTDLERATKFGLPQNHEIAFLMGLREAVVNWGNVAFVKLNRPAGDVRSDELIHGLLHGSVYFYSNDKGFETYRTMRVGSFGGALDSERQTVFESLIGPTGFRAKATKKIGPSNW, translated from the coding sequence ATGGCATCCGAACCGACACCGGAAGCCAAGAGTATCAGCTCCGGTGTGTCTTACATTCCCTTCGGCATCCCTGGACTGGATGGACAGGTCCGCGGAATTCCGACGGGGAGTACGGTCCTGCTGGCGGGGGCCTCTGATGCGGGAGGCGACGCCTTCACCTACACCAGCCTCGCAACGCTGATGCTCGCGAAACACCGCCCGGAGATGGTCCCGAACGGCATCGCCCGGCGCAGCGAGGCGATTCCGGAGTCGGTGACCTACATCACGCTCTCGCACGACCGCGAGCACGTCTACAGCGAACTCGACGCCGTGCTCGACGGCTACCAGTTCGATACGCTCACTGATAACATGGCCGTCGCCGATTTCTCTCAGCGGTTCATGGAGCTGTTGCCAGTCCCCGAAGCGCTGTTCGATGCGCGACGGAGCGACGCAGAAATCGAACAGCCCGACGCGGAGCCGCCGGAGCGAGAGCCTGCTGCGGAAACGTTCGAGAAACTGCTAGCCGACATCAGCGACCGGGTGAGCGACGCCGCAGAGACGCTCATCGTCATCGACTCGCTGACCGACCTCGAACGGGCGACGAAGTTCGGCCTGCCCCAGAACCACGAGATCGCGTTCCTGATGGGGCTCCGTGAGGCAGTCGTCAACTGGGGGAACGTAGCCTTCGTCAAACTCAACCGCCCTGCCGGAGACGTGCGGTCGGACGAACTCATTCACGGCCTGTTGCACGGCAGCGTTTACTTCTACTCCAACGACAAGGGCTTCGAGACGTATCGGACGATGCGAGTCGGCTCCTTCGGCGGCGCGCTCGATTCCGAGCGCCAGACTGTGTTCGAGTCACTGATCGGTCCCACGGGCTTTCGCGCGAAGGCGACGAAGAAAATCGGGCCGTCGAACTGGTAA